The Leptospira mtsangambouensis sequence GGAATATCCACCACCTAGTAGGTCTGCTCCTTTTGTTTCTTTTAAGTAAGTAGGACCCCAATCAATCAAACTGTAACGAATGATATAAACAAAAAAATTAATAATCGCAAATAACCAAATGTATTGATTCGATAGCACTTGTTCAACAATCAATTGTTTGGTGGTTAATTCCTTTTCATGGTCTTCTTTTTCTTCCGGTGGATAATCATTTCGATATACTTCAATGGGAGGAAGTCCTTCGGATTGAGGAGTGTCTACAAGGCGAATGTATAAATATACGGATCCAACAAGTGCGATGACACCTGGTACAAAAAAGGCATATTGCCAACCAAACTTTGCTGCCGAATGGGAAGCGACCACTCCAACGATCCCGCCTCCAATATTATGTGCAATATTCCAAAATGCAAACGTAGTACCTCGTTCTCCAACCGAATACCAGTGACCAAGGGAACGACCGCATGGTGGCCAACCCATTCCTTGTACAAGACCGTTAGCACCCCATAAAAAAAGATGAATCCAATAATGATTCGCAAATCCAAATGAAAAATTCAAAATGGCAGTAAGAAACAAACCAACAGCCATAAACTTTCTTGGATTGGAACGATCGGAGAGTGCTCCCATTAAAAATTTTCCAATCCCATAAGTGATGGCAGTCACTGCGAGGATATCACCTATCTCTGTTTTCGAATAAGATAACGCTTCACCTATTTCTTTTGAAACTGGAGAGAAGTTATTTCGAGTTAAGTAATAGGTCGTATAACCAAGAAAAGTCGATTCCAAAACACGAAACCGAAATTTCGGATAAAGGGTTTGGATTTCTTTTTCAGATTTTTTGGGTATGGACGGAGCAGGAGCGAACCATAGGCGAATGGTTTGT is a genomic window containing:
- a CDS encoding MFS transporter; amino-acid sequence: MLQTIRLWFAPAPSIPKKSEKEIQTLYPKFRFRVLESTFLGYTTYYLTRNNFSPVSKEIGEALSYSKTEIGDILAVTAITYGIGKFLMGALSDRSNPRKFMAVGLFLTAILNFSFGFANHYWIHLFLWGANGLVQGMGWPPCGRSLGHWYSVGERGTTFAFWNIAHNIGGGIVGVVASHSAAKFGWQYAFFVPGVIALVGSVYLYIRLVDTPQSEGLPPIEVYRNDYPPEEKEDHEKELTTKQLIVEQVLSNQYIWLFAIINFFVYIIRYSLIDWGPTYLKETKGADLLGGGYSTLILEFGGIGSTILMGWVSDRFDGRRGMVSLLCIIPIFFAFLGILLNPPGSIWIDYILFGLIGLFIYPPVMLLGVAGMDFTSKKAVGTAAGFIGLFGSLGRTAQGKGLAILATNYSWDVALYAILVSTLIAIFLLVFSWNLRPRG